The following proteins are encoded in a genomic region of Leishmania mexicana MHOM/GT/2001/U1103 complete genome, chromosome 25:
- a CDS encoding putative mitochondrial carrier protein produces MNADDAREMLAGSLGGASATVVEYPMDTIKVRLQDDGKRYGGVLQCIRTIAKEEGLVNGFFRGLPAPVIGAACENAILFVSYRSAIEGFQKVTYGYCGPSNQEPYLAVSVAGATGGIVVSQVLTPAELIKCKMQIQNTLPVDERIYKNSLDCAAATYRRRGIRGLFRGHIAMMVREAVGCGLYFLVFQSVIRPFLSEGQRFHEAPAWVHFLGGGCAGVAFWTPTYPVDAVKTKQQTMKADYLKLNFRQACTRLYKTEGMRGLFRGYSVTAVRAFPGNAILIAVYERVNALWEYSAKATHKKLV; encoded by the coding sequence ATGAACGCCGATGACGCCCGCGAAATGCTAGCCGGCTCGCTGGGTGGGGCGAGTGCGACGGTGGTGGAGTACCCGATGGACACCATCAAGGTGCGCTTGCAGGACGATGGAAAGCGCTACGGGGGCGTCCTGCAATGCATCCGCACCATTGCAAAAGAGGAGGGGCTTGTGAACGGCTTCTTCCGCGGTCTGCCCGCCCCGGTGATTGGCGCGGCGTGCGAGAATGCCATTTTGTTTGTCTCGTACCGCTCGGCGATTGAGGGGTTTCAGAAAGTCACGTATGGCTACTGTGGCCCGTCGAACCAGGAGCCGTACCTGGCGGTATCGGTGgccggcgccaccggcggcatTGTAGTTTCGCAGGTGCTCACCCCGGCGGAGCTCATCAAGTGCAAAATGCAAATTCAGAACACCCTTCCCGTGGACGAACGCATTTACAAAAACTCTCTcgactgcgccgctgccacttaccggcggcgcggcatccGCGGCCTCTTCCGTGGGCACATAGCAATGATGGTGCGCGAGGCCGTCGGCTGTGGTCTTTACTTTTTAGTCTTCCAGTCTGTTATCAGGCCCTTCTTGTCGGAGGGACAGAGGTTTCACGAGGCGCCGGCGTGGGTGCACTTCCTCGGCGGGGGGTGCGCCGGTGTCGCGTTCTGGACCCCAACGTACCCTGTCGATGCAGTGAAGACGAAGCAGCAGACGATGAAAGCGGACTATCTGAAGCTGAATTTCCGTCAGGCGTGCACGCGGCTGTACAAGACGGAGGGCATGCGCGGTCTTTTCCGCGGCTACAGCGTCACTGCGGTGCGGGCCTTTCCTGGCAATGCCATTCTAATAGCCGTTTATGAGCGGGTGAACGCTCTCTGGGAGTATTCAGCCAAGGCCACTCACAAGAAGCTGGTGTAG
- a CDS encoding putative elongation factor, whose protein sequence is MRRFFTSSVCVSAGLARWMHTRDDVRNIAVIAHVDHGKTTLVDSMLSQSGTVANAHNRVMDSKDQERERGITILAKNTAILLDDGKRRINIVDTPGHLDFSGEVERALQMVEGIILLVDAKEGVRPGTRYVLRKALSLHLRPIVCLNKIDKDDLNIAKTEQAVEDLFLEAAEDENQLEMKFLYGSGRSGYMNEEPKKEGTLTPLFDTIFSTVPAPKTDDDQALQMLVAQVDEDEKNKTKLAIGRIYNGTVQTGDIVTVALEEKQTDALVKSIHLYCGVQKMPVTSASYGDICILELQEPIGMKVPLKIGGTIGKQGAVKLFPYKKPDDPTYSLVLQESEASWKGKEAAESMGNITAIQRRLDREAMVNTALQLKSLNAKQITMYGRGPLHLSVIIEDMRREGYEFEIQAPRVLTRVIDGVECEPFERLLLEFKDNLVSAIVSFLSSKMGEIGEIEPLSNGRVLMECVMPVRLMSNVPLKFHTLTGGDGVMNHHFDSYRPMAAIETERDTGALISVDNGEVTEWSLSGFSTQGRFFVLPGDQVHYGQIVGENQKTALQNLGVNVCKRNEQLGGMRANANDKANSKRGAYSAVRYNFEDCVAWVTDDELVTVTPKSIRMRKPGFNGKTSMRSLKRK, encoded by the coding sequence ATGCGCCGATTTTTCACGtcgtctgtgtgcgtctcgGCGGGGCTGGCGCGCTGGATGCACACGCGGGATGACGTGCGCAACATCGCGGTTATCGCCCACGTGGATCACGGTAAGACCACCCTGGTGGACAGCATGCTGAGTCAGTCCGGCACCGTGGCGAACGCGCACAATCGAGTGATGGACAGCAAGGAtcaggagagggagcgcgGCATCACTATCCTGGCGAAGAACACGGCCATCCTCCTGGACGACGGAAAGCGTCGCATCAACATTGTGGACACACCTGGTCACCTGGATTTCTCTGGCGAGGTGgagcgtgcgctgcagaTGGTCGAGGGGATTATCCTCTTGGTGGATGCAAAGGAGGGCGTCCGTCCTGGCACGCGGTACGTTCTGCGCAaggccctctccctccacctgAGACCCATTGTGTGCCTCAACAAGATCGACAAGGACGACCTCAACATCGCCAAGACGGAACAGGCCGTCGAGGACTTGTTCCTGGAGGCAGCAGAAGATGAGAACCAGCTTGAAATGAAGTTCTTGTACGGCTCTGGGCGCAGCGGGTACATGAACGAGGAGCCCAAGAAGGAGGGCACGCTGACGCCGCTCTTCGACACCATTTTCAGCACGGTGCCCGCACCCAAGACGGACGACGATCAAGCCCTGCAGATGCTGGTCGCCCAAGTCGACGAAGACGAGAAAAACAAGACGAAGCTGGCGATCGGCCGCATCTACAACGGCACCGTGCAGACCGGCGACATCGTCACGGTGGCGCTCGAGGAAAAGCAAACGGACGCCTTGGTCAAGTCGATTCACCTCTACTGCGGTGTGCAGAAGATGCCGGTGACGAGCGCCAGCTACGGTGACATCTGCATCCTCGAGCTACAGGAGCCGATCGGAATGAAGGTGCCGCTAAAGATTGGTGGCACGATCGGCAAGCAAGGCGCGGTGAAATTGTTCCCGTACAAGAAGCCTGACGACCCAACTTACAGCCTTGTCCTACAAGAGAGCGAGGCTAGCTGGAAAGGCAAAGAGGCAGCGGAGTCTATGGGAAATATCACCGCCATCCAGCGCCGGCTGGACCGGGAGGCAATGGTGAACACGGCTCTGCAGCTCAAGAGCCTCAACGCAAAGCAGATCACCATGTACGGTCGCGGCCCGCTGCATCTGTCCGTCATCATCGAGGATATGCGGCGCGAGGGGTATGAGTTCGAGATTCAGGCCCCCCGGGTGCTCACGCGCGTGATCGACGGCGTGGAGTGCGAGCCGTtcgagcggctgctgctggagttCAAAGACAACCTAGTGTCTGCCATCGTTTCCTTTTTGAGCTCCAAGATGGGCGAAATCGGCGAGATCGAGCCGCTATCGAACGGGCGCGTCCTCATGGAGTGCGTGATGCCGGTGCGCCTCATGTCGAATGTGCCGCTGAAGTTTCACACCCTCActggtggtgacggtgtAATGAACCACCACTTCGACTCCTACCGTCCCATGGCTGCCATCGAAACAGAGCGGGACACGGGTGCTCTTATATCCGTGGACAACGGTGAGGTGACGGAGTGGTCGCTCTCCGGCTTCAGCACGCAGGGGCGCTTCTTTGTCCTCCCTGGGGATCAGGTGCATTACGGCCAGATCGTCGGCGAGAACCAgaagacggcgctgcagaacCTGGGCGTGAATGTGTGCAAGCGCAACGAGCAGCTTGGCGGGATGCGGGCCAACGCCAACGACAAGGCGAATAGCAAAAGGGGCGCCTACAGCGCGGTACGCTACAACTTCGAGGATTGCGTCGCGTGGGTCACAGATGATGAGCTCGTAACCGTGACGCCTAAGTCGATACGCATGCGCAAGCCGGGATTTAACGGCAAGACCAGCATGCGCTCCTTGAAGAGGAAATGA
- a CDS encoding cysteine peptidase, Clan CA, family C12,putative, whose protein sequence is MWFPLESNPQVMNRYISTLGLTDAKVQFVDVYGVSDDLLEMVPSPVHAVLLVYPMCEATEKRLAEQQAAQTEEVAALRKVHPFFFTHQLVSNACGTIAIAHALMNNRDKLGEIAAGSILDGPWVKAAEMSQDPKIIGKLIAEDTSLASAHAAAAQEGTTANQHIDADINLHFVCFIPVGGRCVELDGRKANPTLHGHCTDNKSFLTAAAAAIQKRIELNPNSYEFGITALVNK, encoded by the coding sequence ATGTGGTTCCCGCTGGAGAGCAATCCGCAGGTGATGAACCGCTACATAAGCACCTTGGGTCTCACAGATGCCAAGGTGCAGTTTGTGGATGTGTACGGTGTGTCGGACGATCTACTTGAAATGGTGCCTTCCCCGgtgcacgccgtgctcctCGTGTACCCAATGTGCGAGGCCACGGAGAAACGCCTAGCTGAGCAGCAGGCTGCGCAGACAGAGGAAGTTGCTGCACTTCGAAAAGTGCACCCTTTCTTCTTTACACACCAGCTCGTTTCGAACGCGTGCGGAACTATTGCCATCGCGCATGCTCTCATGAACAACCGCGATAAGCTCGGTGAGATCGCCGCCGGCAGTATCCTCGACGGCCCATGGGTGAAGGCGGCAGAGATGTCGCAAGATCCCAAGATCATCGGGAAACTTATTGCCGAAGACACGAGTCTCGCCAGCGctcacgccgctgctgcgcaggagGGCACGACCGCCAACCAGCATATCGACGCGGACATCAACCTTCACTTTGTCTGCTTCATCCCCGTGGGCGGACGCTGCGTCGAGCTGGATGGGCGCAAAGCCAACCCAACCTTGCACGGTCACTGCACCGACAACAAGTCTTTCCtcacggcggcagccgctgctaTACAGAAACGCATCGAGCTCAACCCGAACTCCTACGAGTTCGGCATCACCGCACTCGTGAACAAGTGA
- a CDS encoding cleavage and polyadenylation specificity factor,putative, translating to MLRASAGSIQFTSVYECTTPNAPYAYLVEIDGVRILFDCGWNDEFDTSFLDKLKPYLPTVHAVILSSPHITACGALPFVLSHISPGTFVAAAGGTSKIGVHSVLHSFLYQYPNSHTFTLADGESFTMTVDSIYHSFRSLREPYGGKVTVKNDDVEVNCFAVFAGRMLGGYSWTVKYQIDELFYCPDFSVKPSYALKPFDVPTTANIVLASSFPFHMTGANRTAKYEEQLKSLFKEFQHTLRGGSDVLVPVNVAGRGLEVLNIIVHLLAEQGGDKYKVVLVAAQAQELLDKAGTMTEALQDYLILDDKRLFANVLTCRSAEEALTIQGPKICVTDGASLDFGPSAELLEYFVKGNRDGADHLIVLTEPPLPGTNAAVVTAAADGERLHMQITRRSRLSGEELEEYYIELEHEMEQRRRELEAQSAFQIVQDDDEAAAAKREENDDDDDEWATTATGHGGATEKAAAYAGTKDADAGGAARAASKAKTATTLGLVLPPPLHYHSKHLSFPVLETTSTLSAAALKRVDVTYGLPVSEEEQVVLQKRAPARQHSDAGPEALQVENDAQRLANIPSKVSRVAVQVTRRCRVVLSDLSGYPDALTMKSVLKTKWTFAKKLVGLRGSAEDGRAFLHFCRADKAMKCGSNVFSTTSSGAPLELATHVYSYAVQLESSLARSLSRGLRRVRETKSKSTWEVGWVNGELSGVRAEADLEEPEMQRRRSDRAIYSLASVTADKSQACATQREQRGLQSGSFFVGDMDLRRLRETSRQESGLYSEFHKKAPLLVFDEGVCVRKGADGTVTISSIATPALFDLRRTVYRQYSQAL from the coding sequence ATGCTGCGCGCCTCAGCGGGCAGCATTCAGTTCACTTCGGTGTACGAGTGCACTACCCCTAATGCACCTTATGCCTACCTCGTTGAGATCGACGGGGTGCGCATCCTCTTCGACTGCGGATGGAACGATGAGTTCGACACGTCCTTCCTCGACAAACTGAAGCCGTACCTGCCAACTGTGCATGCCGTGATCCTGTCGAGCCCACACATCACTGCCTGCGGGGCCCTTCCTTTTGTCCTCAGCCACATCTCCCCCGGCACGTTCGTAGCGGCGGCCGGTGGCACATCAAAAATCGGCGTGCACAGTGTCCTGCACTCCTTCCTGTACCAGTACCCGAACTCGCACACGTTCACCCTCGCAGATGGGGAGTCCTTTACGATGACGGTGGATTCCATCTACCACAGCTTCCGTTCTCTCCGTGAGCCGTACGGCGGCAAGGTCACCGTGAAAAACGATGACGTCGAGGTCAACTGCTTCGCCGTCTTTGCTGGCCGCATGCTGGGCGGCTACAGTTGGACAGTCAAGTACCAAATCGATGAGCTCTTCTACTGCCCCGACTTCTCGGTGAAGCCGTCGTACGCGCTGAAGCCGTTTGACGTGCCGACCACTGCGAACATCGTTCTTGCGAGCAGCTTTCCCTTTCACATGACCGGCGCGAATCGGACGGCCAAATACGAGGAGCAACTGAAGAGCCTCTTCAAGGAATTCCAGCACACTCTGcgtggtggcagcgacgTTCTCGTGCCTGTTAACGTCGCAGGTCGTGGTCTGGAGGTATTGAACATTATTGTGCACCTCTTGGCGGAGCAGGGCGGCGACAAGTACAAGGTTGTTTTGGTGGCTGCCCAGGCACAGGAGCTGCTCGACAAAGCGGGCACCATGACCGAGGCTCTGCAGGACTACTTGATCCTCGATGATAAGCGCCTCTTTGCCAACGTCCTCACGTGTCGcagcgcggaggaggcgctcaCGATCCAGGGCCCGAAGATCTGTGTCACGGACGGTGCCTCCCTCGATTTTGGGCCCtccgcagagctgctcgagTACTTCGTGAAGGGAaaccgcgacggcgccgatcACCTCATCGTCTTGACTGAGCCGCCGTTGCCAGGGACGAACGCGGCCGttgtcaccgccgccgccgacggcgagcGCCTCCACATGCAAATCACGCGCCGCAGTCGGTTGAGTGGGGAGGAATTAGAGGAGTACTACATTGAGCTCGAGCACGAAAtggagcagcgccggcgcgaGTTGGAGGCGCAGAGCGCCTTCCAGATTGtgcaagacgacgacgaggctgcagctgccaaacgagaagagaacgacgacgatgacgatgaatgggcgacgacggcgacgggccacggcggcgcaACTGAGAAGGCTGCCGCCTACGCCGGCACCAAGGATGCAGACGCAGGTGGTGCTGCCCGCGCCGCATCCAAggcgaagacggcgacgacCCTTGGCTTGGTGTTGCCGCCCCCGCTACACTACCACTCGAAGCATCTCAGCTTTCCCGTGCTGGAGACGACGAGCACTctgagcgcggcggcgctgaagcgcGTCGATGTAACGTATGGACTCCctgtgagcgaggaggagcaggtcGTGCTGCAGAAacgcgcacctgcgcgtcAGCACAGCGATGCGGGACCagaagcgctgcaggtggagaacgatgcgcagcggctcgcGAACATCCCATCGAAGGTGTCACGGGTTGCGGTGCAGGTGacccggcgctgccgcgttgTCCTCTCCGATCTCAGCGGCTATCCCGACGCGCTCACCATGAAGAGCGTCCTCAAGACAAAGTGGACGTTTGCAAAAAAGTTGGTCGGActtcgcggcagcgccgaggacGGGCGGGCGTTTCTGCATTTTTGCCGTGCCGACAAGGCGATGAAGTGCGGCTCAAACGTGTtcagcaccacctcctccggcgcACCGCTGGAACTGGCGACGCACGTGTACTCGTatgcggtgcagctggaATCGAGTCTGGCGCGTAGCCTGTCGCGGGGCCTCCGCCGTGTTCGCGAGACGAAGTCGAAGAGCACGTGGGAGGTCGGGTGGGTCAACGGTGAACTCTCTGGCGTGCGCGCAGAGGCCGACCTCGAGGAACCAGagatgcagcgccgtcgctccGACCGGGCCATCTACTCCCTCGCCTCTGTGACAGCGGACAAGTCGCAGGCGTGCGCGACACAGCGGGAGCAGCGCGGGCTGCAGAGCGGCTCCTTCTTTGTTGGCGACATGGACCTGCGTCGCCTGCGCGAGACGTCACGTCAGGAGAGCGGATTGTACAGCGAGTTTCACAAGAAGGCGCCGCTTCTCGTCTTTGACGAAGGCGTGTGTGTTCGCAAAGGCGCGGACGGCACCGTCACGatctcctccatcgccaccCCAGCGCTGTTTGATCTGCGCCGCACTGTTTACCGGCAGTACTCGCAGGCGCTATag